CCGGAACACATGCGGCGCTGTCCAGCATTCCTGCGAGGGAGAGCACGTGGAAAACTATCGCAGTGAGCGTTCCAGTGCAGCAAAGTGTGGCAGGAGCTCCACTGTGCAAGAGCAAACGGCGCGGACCGTCGCGTTGTTTCGCGGGTTCGATTGGAGGCAGTGGAGTGGCAACTTGTTGGTATCGTTGCTGGAGCAGATCGGGCCGTATCCGAGCCACAGCGAGGTAGAAACTCAGAGCTCACCAGAGGACAGCAAGGCTGATGAAGCACCGCTCGATATCAAATCTGTAACAAACGGCACGCCAGCGGATGTAACCGTGCGCCGGGGAACAACGTTTCTCGCATCGCTCGAGGAAGGAACACGAAAAGAAGCAGGTGTTGCCGGGAGACTGTGGGATAATGGTCATGCACGAATATCACAGGGAAGCTGCAAAGTTCTTCTGTTGATGAAACGGACAGTGGCCCAGTGCGTAGCAGCCAGCATGCTTTCAGGAGCGTGGCTTCCACCAGGAACCTCGTTCGAAGCTGGTCAACCACCGGCGTGGCTTGGCGGAAGCCACCTCCCGCGGTCCATCACGGGACTTGGAACCGAGCGCCACAGCAGCGAGAAGTTAGACGCTGAACGtggcagcgagagaagcggctCTCTAGCGGTTTTGGTGATCACGCATGATTGCGCAATACGAGAGCTTCTGCAGGTACGTATTAGCGATGCAAGGTGTTGACACAGCGAATCCGGCGCGGCACCAGTGGAGGGTTTCCAGTACTACCATAAAGAACGATGCCTCGCAGAATGCGCGTGAGAGGACACACACCTCGGAGTCAGCACAACTCGGCTCACTCTGTGCAGTTACCCGTGTGTAGTATTATCTTCTACCAGATTTGAAGTATGTGCCAGCCGCTTACATCGGAGACTGTATGGCAGTCTTGTTCTCGAGCTCCTTGGATTTGAAGTCTCTGTGTTGGTGTTCAAGTAGAGCAGCTCCCGTCAGCCATAACATCGAGTTGTAGGGATCGATTGTATGATGCAAGACGAAAGACGAGCTGGTACTGCGCAGGCTGCACGGACGCTTTTCCAGTCCGCTTCAGGTTGAAAAGTGATGTTTAACGAGAAGTGCTACACCTTCATTTTCTACCATCGCGTTTTGCTGACAAGAATGATTGAAGCGCCGCCCTCTAACACCCACATTGTTCGTGTGTGCCTGCAGGCGTTGTGCGGCCGTCGTTTCGGCAATACTATCAAGGCAGGAAGTATTACTGTACTGGACGTGTACACAAGGCGAACTGGAAACGCAAAACTACAAAGAAGTTtaaggcgacggcgcgccgaagCATGGATGTGGCTCACTGGCCGTGGCTCGAATGGTCCCTGTGTCGGGAACGATCGGGACCATAATTCCGACACAAGGTCTTACGCGGTCAACAACTTTGAAAAACCACCCTTTGAGCAGAAGACCGTCGACGGATGCGCAGAAGCCGGTTTCGCCAAGGTTTCTTCCGACCAACAGCCTTCGACTGCTCTGCCGAGTCTGCCGTTCGCGAAAACTATATATGAAGAGGAAAGCCGCCCTGTGCCGCAGATGCCAGGAGTCCCCGACGTTGGGGTTATGCTTTGCACCGGAGATGGAGATGGAACTTCCGACAGCACGATGCCCCTGCAATTGGAAAATGTTTGTGAATCTGTGGATGGGTATGTGGAGTCCCCCAGTGCCGACGGTGCGCGTGCATCCAGTACCTCAGGGCGTCAGGAGAGCTCTGGAGAATCGAATTTTCAGGAGGCAAGGGACATGGGTCTTAAAGAACTGCAACGGATTGGTCACGGCGGTTGTGCGCTTCATGATGGAAGCGACGACTGCAGTGGCCAGTGGCCACCTAAAGAAGATAGGACCACCGTCTGCATCCCACATCGGAAATACGATGTCGCGGAGCACGGCCGGTACCATCATCAAATAAATTTCTCCGAAGAAACCTGGTGCCGAACATTCCAGAAAGAATCTATTGATAGTTTCAACTCCGGCTCGATTATTGAAGATTCACGTCAAGGAGAAGGCAGCTTGCCGGAACAAGGGAAGCGTTGTCCAACGGAGGATGAGatcgacgacgaagaagtcAAAATCGACCATTCAAATATGAGTCTATTGGCAGCTCCATATAGGAGCAAGCGTATGTTCGCGTGTGAGCAAAGGACGGAAGCAGTGGATGCGCTTCTTTCAAGGGTTCAGTGCTGGGTGGAAGTGTTCAACAAGAAAGAGTGAGAACTGGCAGGACTACGTATGAGCTATCGGGGTGTGCATGAGGAAAGCACTAAAGTAATCTCTTCGTCGCAGATTTAATGCCGGTTAGAAGTGGTCAGTAAGGACGTGTCGACGATGTGAGCCTTCAGCGCTTCCCTGAAAACTCGTCTATACTAGTAGGATGAGTGGTAGAACGATTCGAAAGAGTTTTCAAACACGTTTTGACTCCAGTCGATGTTAAACATACAGCGTTCGAACGCGCCCGACCTTGCTCAGTGGCCCCGCACAAGGGAAGGCCAAAACAACATCATGAGAGATCAGGTCAGCCCTGTTCATCATCCACATTCTAGACGAAAACGCACACAACGGGAtgcgagcggcgcgtcaCTGAATGGGCCTAGGCGGTACGCGCCAATCCAGCAAAAGCCAGAAGAACTCCAAGAGCTGCTTGAGCAGCAACAGATGCTGCGTCCGACTTAGTTGAAGTTGAAGTTACAGTCTGCGCAACTGTTACAACAACTTTGCAAACATCGTTGTTATAGGCTTCGCACTTGTAGCACAACTTTTGTTGCTGACTTGGAAGGCTAGTCACAGACAGCTTGTTCACTCCGTTCTCCTCGGTGACTGCGCGACTCGCCCCGGGGACCAGTGCCGCCAATTCTGCTTCTGTGTCGCAGTTGTCTCCTTGTAGTACCTTAGTTACGTCATCCGGCTTGACACTGaagtcgcctccgcagatgAAGGACGCAGTAGAATTTGCCTCGCCCACCTGCAGTTCGAGGGTCTGATCTTTCTTCGAGCAAACCGGAACGTCTGAAGGACAGTAAAAGCAACAGTCTCTGCCGGGATAAAGAGAGCTTCAGGGGAGATTCACTGTGACACACCGTAGGAAAAAACTTTCATGCATGTCAGTCTGTACCCAAGAGCGCATCTCACCTGGCAGAGCCTTGACGATGATTTGAATGCCGCAAGCACCGGCTGGCACCTCTGCAAGCCGGCGTACTCCCCTGACCACGGGACTATTCTGGCACAGGAAATAGAGCGTTTGATCCGTAGAGGGCAGCGTGTTGACCGTTAGCGTGTAGTCTTTGCCTTGGCCACCCTTATCCACTTCATTCAACGCCGCGTCCGATAGCAGTGTGCTCAGATCAACTTTCTGTGCACAGTCGATTCCTGTGCATACTTGCTGAGAGCCCGGCGTGTATTGCGGATTGAGATTTGCGAACGTGGTAGGGCAGTTGAACGTTGCAGAAGTGCCACTTTTTTGAATGACAAACTTCAATCCAGATTGCGCGGTAGCGCACGAGTTTGCTattgccgccgcgctggctgTTGAAACTGCACAGCTCAGTGCAACAACGCTCAAAGCGATAACTCCACTCAAGACCGCCATCGTGGACGTTTTATACGCTGGAAAGCCAACAAAAGCGAATCAGACTCCCAAAGAAGCAACGGAGGATCTCTCGTATTCCCGCAAGCACAGAAATAAATCTCGTACGGAGCGCAACAAGAAACCCGAAACAAATGAACTGAAATTATCCGAGGCCGGCCTCATCGACAGGCAAGGCCAGCTCCTTCCGAACGACCGCAGATTTCGCACGAGCGTGCGTAGCGTTCTGCCAGCCACAGCCGGCGAAACGCCAGGATGCTCGTCCACTCGTCATTGTCAaaagcgcagagacgccaggTTGATAGAAGTTCGCGTCATTGCAGGCCGATGGCTCGCCGCCCCGTTGATTGTTGCTGCATTAGTGTCACCGGCTCGTCCGGCATTGTCGTTGCCACATCGCACGTCGTGAAGCAGGCGGACGGAGGGCACCCCGCCTGAGCGTGATTGGCGGCAGAGTCAGAGACGCCTGAGGCAGTGTTGGGTCCGACCCTGGCCTATAAGCCGGTTCAACTCCCGTTACGCTGTGTGGTAGCGCAGCACGATATTGGCAGACTGCAGACCGCACCTGCTTGTTTTTTCTTTGGTGGCGCAGCAGACTTTTTTTTTCCACACACAGATACTTCTTCTTTCCGTTCTCAAGTCGCTAGCGTGAAGACGGCCACAGTCAGAGGCGTTGCTTCCTCGGGGTCGGAGCGTGAATCAGATGCACGCGGTCCCCTCACAGCCAAGAGCCTGCGTGAACCTGATTTGTTTTCGCGCGTTGTGTGAAGTACTGTGTCTCCGCTGTGGGGGCTGGCACaaagtctctctctctctggcaAATGGACACTCTGGTTAGAGACATGATTGACTTGCAaggccgcgcgagtgcgAGAGACGCATGCAAATCTGGCAGCAGGGGGGTTGCCCTGTAGGCATGTCGCCGATTCGCTCGCACAAGACACCACCCGAAAATTATCGCCAACGGAAAAGATGCAGTAGCTCTGGGCATGAATTGCAGTCCAATGGCAGCGGTGCGTCTTCAGCTAGACTTGTTGAGGCTAGCTTTTTCTCCGCGGTGCGATTCGTGTCGTATGGGCCTTCCCTCGTGCTCGCACACTTCGACGCGGAGTGCTATTCGTATACTTTTAGCCTTATAGTTTGCCTTCGGTTAGCGACGTTGTTCTTAGTTTTTTTCGCTTATCAATTCTTCGCTGCTGTATTTCCCAGCGATGAACTACGCTGCTTCCATATCCGTCCACGGAAGATAGATGCTCGGAACATCCCGCGTTCGCCATTCGGCTGTCTCCCCCCGTCAAGTCTCCGTGACTGTCACCCTTCGTTGCGTAGCTGCCTCGATGACAAACATATCATAGCAAGCATGTTATCCTTTCCCCCGCCTCAGGGAGCGCACGGTCAGTGTATACGTAGGAGGATAGTCCCTCACAAGCAGCCGACGCGGAACTGCGAGCGTTTGTTCATCATCATCAGCTCCTTTGAGCTCTATTTCCGGGCGTATAATACGACATAATGGACTCAATTGTTGCGCCAATATGGCTTTCCTTCGCGTTTTCTTGAGCCTTGCTTGCGTCCGACTTGTCGTTTGGCCGTTTCTACCGATTGCATGCCATACCCAGGGGACTATTTGTCCGCTCCGAAGCCAAACGCAGAACGGAGAACTATTTCGACCCTTGCCGCTGAAGGGGCATGACTCCTTCTGCCCGTCATCCCGCTGTGTCCACTGTGCCACTCGAATGCTGGCAATAAACGCGTCGCACGGAGGTGTAAGACTTCCGCGCTGCCCGTCAAACGGGGTATGCTGCTCCACGGTTCGTCCCCTGCCGATGTATGATTCATATCAGGCGTTTCTCCGGTGGGACAACGCGCGAATGGAGCAAACGAAAACAGCGGGAGTTAAACGGAGTTACGAAACGAGCAGTGGCTTTGCGAATCAGCCAGATGCCTGTCCACAGGCAACAGCCAACATCGGAATCTGCGCAACCCCAATTGGCTTCTTCTACAGATGTCCACAGGACGGCGCGGCACCGCCATCTCGCGACGCTCTCCTGCTTGGCTGCCAGGTGGGCCTCAAGCGTCACTCCCTCTTTAAAGCTTCGGCGTGTGTAAAACATAAGGGACGTTTCCGCCATCGCCTGCGTGACAGCGAATCCACTGGACTGTCGGTTAACCAGCCGGATGACTCTCCGGTCCACTCCTCATTCTTTCGACCGCATAGTGTCAACCGTTTCACTCTGCTCACACCTCCCGACGAACGGGACGAGACGTctgaggagagaaaacgaagcaCCCCTCTTTATCACACCGGTGATGCGCAGGGGACGCCTGGCCTCGAAGAGAGCAATCCCATTCTGTCTGCTCCTTTCCCGCCAACTAGTGCGGAGCGGTTCGCCATTGGCCGCGATCTTCTGTACGGCCCCCGAAAGACTCGAAATATAACTGCGCCATGGCGTAGAGAGCAGAGGTgctcctccgctgcagagaggggcGCCGGCGTACCAGACGAACAGCGTTTTCCTGGTCCTTTGAGTTTCTACGACGACCGCCAACTCCCTGGTCCTGAAGTGATGCTGGCCTCTCCTGAAGATGTCTATATTCTCGACTTCGACCACGTTATTCACACCAACACACGCGAGCTCGTTCAGACAGCTGtccgcgcgtggcgcagaATAGAGAAGGCTTCCCAAGCATGTAAGTCAGGCCATACCCGACAGCATGCGGGCATGAGCGCTACTCGCGGACGGAAGTTGGAAAAGGCACAGCGGAGTTCCAGGTCTAGCTCGAATTCCTCGACAGCGCCCCGAGTCCCTCTGTCTTTgctgttttcttctgcgcgttTTGATGGCGAAACCCCTTTCTGGTTCTTGGAGCGCGCCCGTGATATTCGCCGAGCGGTGGCGCTTCGAGGCGTTGCAGACTTTATGGTTGCAATGCGCCACGTTCTCGACGAGGTCGTAGAGGCAGAAACGCGCCGGGGGGAGAGCGTGGACGCGTTCGTGGAGGAAAAACAGCGAGTCTTTCGTGCGGAATGGAACACAATGGACGACTTAGAGAGAATGTGGCTGCtgacgcgcgaaggcgacatgGGCGACGTGCGAGACGTTCTCGCGTTCAAAAGGGGTGCTGGAGGAGAATTTCCGTGGGCGGttcgacgcctccgcgggtgGGAAAACCAGGACGGAGCCCGTCGTTCGGAGGTGTATCGTCGCTATGGGGTGACATCCGAGGAGCTTCAAGAAGTAAGCAGTCAGGGAGTCACAGCACACGTGATGCATCGAAACTGCTCAGACGTAGTGGATCGTAACGCGCAGATGCCTTTCCGCGCGTAATGGCCATGCAGACGTGAGCGGGATGGGGGCCGCACGGACGGCGACTAGAGTGGAAGGTTTTTGATGGAACGGCTTACCATGTATTCCAGCAAACTAGGGTTAGGCGAGACGCCACGTTCTGTGCCTGTGAGAAGCGCTGCGATTTGTCTATCGTAGGCCTTTGACATTTCGCGGCGAGAGTGGCGGGCGAACGACGCCGCAACGTGGAATGAGCATGTCAAATACCGGAGCGACACACGGCACCTCGACCCAGTCGACGTCGAGCGACTTGAGGCTTACGAGGGCTTCAATCCTGCAGCTGTTTGTCTTATCAACAACCACATCAACGTAAGCACCTGTCGGAGGTGAAAGATGCTTCTCAGCGGAGCGTCTCAGCACAGTGACCTCCTGGTTCTATCAACCGTCGAGGACGGTGGAAGGTCGCAGCGTGCCTGATGTGTCCTCAGCAGCTATTCGGGCATACCTGTActgccgcggaaggcgggcAGTTGTTTTGGTGTGTCTTTGCAGAGCTGGCACCGCCCGGTGCACATTATTTCCGCCTGGGAGCGCTCAGAGGATCTTTTCCGCATACTAAAGCAGATAGGCCTCAAATTCGACCACGACGATGCGAGACGACTTCTATTTGTGTACGGGAGAGATGAAAtggaggacgccgcggctgcccaAGCCGACAAACAGGTGTGTGAATCCCTGTCCGTGAAAGCATGCCTCCGCACAGTGAGAGAGGTTTTGGGCATCGCATGCATGGACGAACCGAGAGAGCGTGGAAAGGGGCACACCTATATGCGTGGCAGCCATTTTTCTAGGACACCATAAGCAAGATACTTACACCCATTATCTACTCGGCTTGCTGCACAGGCTAGTGAGGTATAGTCTTCTGGGATCTGATTCGCTGACTGTGGAGTTGTATGTCCTTCTAAGCGGCCCCCTCTAGTGAAGCGAGAAGCGGTGATCAATCTTCATGCGAGTCCCTCTGTCATGGTGTCTGTGCATCTTCACATCCGTTGGTTGGGTGGATCTGCGTACCGTTTGTGCTTTGCGATTTACCGCTGTTACTCCTCGCAGTTGATCTCTAGATGTGTCACTGCGTTCGAGGTATTTCGCGTACAGGCTCAGCAAGGCGGAGGAAATCAAATTTCGTGGAAGAAAGCGGCGCTTGTGAAATCCATTCTGCAGAAGTGGAAGCCCAAGAGCGACTCCTGGCGACCAGTACACGTCATTGACGGTGATGTGCGGGCTTTACTGGTCTTCGCCCGTGACAGCGAGTAAGCAGCCGCGGTCTGCGCTGGTGATTGACAGCAGTTACCGATCATGGCGGGCGATACGTTCGGAGCATCAGTGGGTGAAATGAAACGAGCGAGAttggcggcggctgcgtcgcgttCCTGCTAGGTTGCCTGCTGTGGTGTGCTGGCTTTGCATGTCTCAGGCTAGCTGAAGCACATCTGTACTTCTGCGAATGGGGGCATTCAGCGATCGACGACAAGGTGAAGGCGTTTTTGGCTAGCAAGTGAGAAGCCCGCTACTCTGGTAGTTCCTGTCCCCGCTGAAGGCATTTGGTTCGAACGCAGTGGCAAAATGGAAATGGTGGAATCAGCTCACATGAACAGGTGGAGGATCACTTTGTTGAAGGCTTCAGTTGTGCGTTCACTGACGGCGGGGTCACTATTGAGGAATGAGTGTTGCCATGTGCAACTGCCCACGTGGGGCGCCGACAGTCCGCAATGAACGATGGTGTTGGCGTGGTCTTACACGGAGTTCCATTGGGATAGCATGGTTTCCCACCGTTCCGTGATGTGAAGGCAGGCAAGGTTCACGAGAGGGCGCGGTACTTCGTTTCTTGGATTTCAGCTGCCCTATCGGCGTAGGCAAATGGAGCATATTTCCTCACCGTGTGTATCGAATGAGAGGGGGGGAGCTCACGTGTTCAatgaagagaaagagagagaggatgcATGGTCGTAGGAAGTTTACCGGCGTGTGATGCATGCAGAATTAAGTACTTGAAAGAAAGCATGCAGCTGGTCAAGTTGATGGGCACACCAGCAGACATTCCAGCTCGCCAATGGACACACGGGTTCACAAGCTGCCCCCCGGAGTGGCTGGAGGCCTACAAGATGATGCCGTGGCTACGGTGGGCCGATCTCAATGACAAGGAGGAGGTCATCGTGCAAGATTTCGCAATGCCGCCTCCAACAACCTCTCCTATTACCAGTTCCATCAGTTTTTAACAGTTGGGGAGTCGTTGCCGCGGTTCAACGGCAGTCTTGCGGCGGGAAACCTGGCACCGCCGCTGAGAGTCGTCGGACACGAGATGTACAGATAGCAGCGGCCTGTTTTGCGGTTTCGTCAGGTATAAGATTGAGTGAGCCACTCGAGCCGTCGAAGGGTTAGCGGCCTGGTATCTTGAAGCTGATTTGCTAGGTCTGCTCCTCAAGCTCTGTATTTTCGATGCCGTGTTTTTGGACGTGGTTTCGTGCCACATAGTTGGCAAGCCGCTACTACACGAGGGAGTTGCTTTCGGCGGGCAAAGAGCCATGTTGTATCCGCTCTCAAGCAAATTTTGTTTCTGCTCATGTCCTGTGGTATCTTGGCCTGCCGACATGTGCTTGCGGAATTTGCGGACTCGGGGGCCTTATCCGGAACACATGTCATACATGTTTTCTCTTGTTTTTCACAGTGAACTACGCTCTTCGTTCTCTTAGTAGTCAATACTGTTGACCGAACGCGCCGGGTGACTCCTGGTGGCGTCCATTCATGACTTTTCGCGACAAAACTACACCTGGCAAGCAGCCACGCCGTACTGTGGGCAATGCTGCCTTCGAGATAATAATTACACCATTTTTGTTCCTGGCGAAAATGGGCAAATTGCCTTTGAATCGTGTATGACTGTATCTGTCCGCGCTGACCTGCGCTGCGGGACAGGGCCCGCAGCGCAGGTCAGCGAGGAGATAATCCATAGGCGCCTATATGTTCGCATGGCGCAGCTGACGCATGTCGTGTTTCCGGCGAATAGACAAACATTTCCAGTAGCGCAAGGTTCGGGACACCAGCAGGAATCCAGATTGACGAAACTAACACAGCTACGGACTCAGCCAGCCTGGTGTTgaggaggcgacagacgGATCATCATCCTTCCAGAATGTTCAACACCCGCTCCAACGACACGCCTGTAAAATCGGGGTCTACATCTTCCTCAAGTTGTGGCGCGGTTCTCTTGTTCATCTTCGCGTCCCGGTACAGGTTCATTGCCGTGGCAATGAGGTGTTTCCGGCGGTAGTCAACCGCAAGCTGAGCACGCGCGAACGACGGCAAAACAGCGCCTACATATGCGGGGGTACCCACTTCGGTGTTAGGAGAGTGTAGAAAGTTTCCTGAACTCGCTCGCAGGGTACTTTCCCGGCAGCGCTACGGGATTTTATCTGGTCTGCGGACTGATGGAGGCTGTCGCGCACACGTTGCTCCCCTGGTCATCCGAAATAGAAACGACAAGCCGCGTTTTCACACTTTGAACACGAGGCATCCGGGTGCCTACAGAGAGCGTGATTCGGCTGCTAAGCTTCTGGTGTCATGGATAAAGGATGTAGCTGAGCTGTAGCACCTGACACGCGGAGATGGCATCGCACGGTTCTACGAGAAGAGGCAGTCTCCGGTAGCGTAAAGTACCTCCCGGCATCGACTCATGTTTCACCACAAAACCGAggcccgcagccgctcgaCAGCCAGAAGTGAGCCGGTGTGCGTGCTTTCTCCGACGTGGACAGCTAGTACTTCCCAGTCTAGGCGGCAACGATTGGGTGACCATCAGCAGGAAAAAGGCATCTTGTGATAAATCGAATCAGTGGCTGTAGAAAGGAGTATTGACATTCAGTCTTCGAGCAGACGGCATAATCTCACCTCCAACCACCTTGTTAGTAGGGCCAGGGACGAAAGCGGTGGGGCTTTTTCGTCCTCATTCGTCTCTTCAATCAAACGCACTATCTGCAGCAGAAGTGCAGTTTCTTGTTTTGGTACAGACTCCCTGAAAGGGGCCTTGTGCCGTGGAGCTGCGCACAGGCCGACACAAAGAAGTACGCAGTGTGGAAGCGCGGTACCACcagcctgcgtctcctttctctaTCTGCGCCTGTGCATCGCTCAGTCGCGACACCGCTCGAGCTCAAGTGTTGCGTCTGATCATGTGTAGCCCTCTTGTTCGCGGAAAATCTTGAGCCAAATGCCTCGTGACGGTTTGCGATTAAGGTCGCGTCTTGTCGAGGTTGTTCAAAGGCACTCGACACCTTCATCCTGATTCGAACTATCCGCTGTCCAACGCGGGAGATGCTGCCTGAGAGGCAGCACGTTCAAGTGTGCTCTAACCCATCGTACCTGCCGGGTTAAAACTGGAAATGCGGTCGATGAGGCTAGGCTCAATCTTGCTGCGAATCTTTTCCCAGTCCAGCTCGCTttccggcgacgacgagttCACGCGtagcgcggcaggcgagtcACCAAGCAGTAAGAGGGCAGCCGCCGTGGTGGAAACGACAGCAGGCGTTGTCGGGATGAACATATGTTCTGAAGTGCAGGCAAAGACAGCCACATGCCTGTAAGCCTCAGCAGGTGCCCGACGCTCAGTAGGGGGTTTGTCGAGGTTTCTCCCGACAACAGGACGCCTTGGATCCGACGGACGAAACAGTCAGGGGAACTTGTGCACGAGCCGTCTACAGCACCTGCGAGCATCCCGTCGTTGTGTAAATCAAGCGATTTTCATATCATGCAGCGAGCGTGCACTAACTACTCGAAGGGTGACAAAGTCTTGGCCTCACGAGGCGGGGTGAACGGCCTTTCccgagaggagagactgCATTGTCTGCTGGTGCGCCGTGttccgcggaggcagaaaaaCAGGGTTGGCGAGAGTTGTCCGCAAGCCAATCACGTGTGAGGTGCTTCTCCGCAAACAGCGTGTTTTGCATTCAGATGAGTCACTGCTGTCAGCAGCGGTAAGGAGCGGGCGTCGTCTCATCCCGAAAGGGGGTTTTCCATAGGACCGTGAGAGTCCATTCATTGCCTTACGCATGTCGAGCAAAACGTCCCCAAGCTTGTAAGtcagtgtgtgtgtggcttTCTCGAACTTCACCCTtgcctcagcctcctcgagaaaaacagaaggATCAAGCGGTTCGACTAgttctccttcctcctgggcctcgctgtctccctcctgtgccgcgccttccgcttcttcctcttggTCGCGCTCATCCTCGTCACTCAATTCAGCGCGGCCGCTTTCGTATGCTTCTCTTGCCTCCTGCCATTTTCCTTCGTGCTGTGTCAGCCCATCTGTTTCTGCCTGTTTCCCGTCTCCCACAGTGTCCCTGCTGTGGATGGCTACCCGCTCAGAGCCTGCGCTCTCTCGCTTAATTTCTGTAGCTTGCTGTTGTTCTCcttgctgctgtcgctgcagctGTCTTTCGCGCATCATCCGGCGATCTTGCTCTCTTTTCTgccgttcttcttctcgacgCCGCTTGTCCTCTGCGCGGTTTTCAAGCCACACTTGCCGGCGAGCTTTACattcctccttctccctctgaATCTTGGCTTCGAGTTCTTCAGCAagtttctttttctccacCTCTACTTGTGCGGCAGTTTCGTTTTGTTCTTCCTCTAAAGCTGCCTCGACCAGGCTGATGCGGTTGTTCAGTGTTTCTTCATCGAGCGCTGCTTCT
The Besnoitia besnoiti strain Bb-Ger1 chromosome VIII, whole genome shotgun sequence genome window above contains:
- a CDS encoding hypothetical protein (encoded by transcript BESB_084450), with amino-acid sequence MYDSYQAFLRWDNARMEQTKTAGVKRSYETSSGFANQPDACPQATANIGICATPIGFFYRCPQDGAAPPSRDALLLGCQVGLKRHSLFKASACVKHKGRFRHRLRDSESTGLSVNQPDDSPVHSSFFRPHSVNRFTLLTPPDERDETSEERKRSTPLYHTGDAQGTPGLEESNPILSAPFPPTSAERFAIGRDLLYGPRKTRNITAPWRREQRCSSAAERGAGVPDEQRFPGPLSFYDDRQLPGPEVMLASPEDVYILDFDHVIHTNTRELVQTAVRAWRRIEKASQACKSGHTRQHAGMSATRGRKLEKAQRSSRSSSNSSTAPRVPLSLLFSSARFDGETPFWFLERARDIRRAVALRGVADFMVAMRHVLDEVVEAETRRGESVDAFVEEKQRVFRAEWNTMDDLERMWLLTREGDMGDVRDVLAFKRGAGGEFPWAVRRLRGWENQDGARRSEVYRRYGVTSEELQEAFDISRREWRANDAATWNEHVKYRSDTRHLDPVDVERLEAYEGFNPAAVCLINNHINSWHRPVHIISAWERSEDLFRILKQIGLKFDHDDARRLLFVYGRDEMEDAAAAQADKQQGGGNQISWKKAALVKSILQKWKPKSDSWRPVHVIDGDVRALLVFARDSELAEAHLYFCEWGHSAIDDKVKAFLASKIKYLKESMQLVKLMGTPADIPARQWTHGFTSCPPEWLEAYKMMPWLRWADLNDKEEVIVQDFAMPPPTTSPITSSISF
- a CDS encoding SAG-related sequence SRS28 (encoded by transcript BESB_084440); this encodes MAVLSGVIALSVVALSCAVSTASAAAIANSCATAQSGLKFVIQKSGTSATFNCPTTFANLNPQYTPGSQQVCTGIDCAQKVDLSTLLSDAALNEVDKGGQGKDYTLTVNTLPSTDQTLYFLCQNSPVVRGVRRLAEVPAGACGIQIIVKALPDVPVCSKKDQTLELQVGEANSTASFICGGDFSVKPDDVTKVLQGDNCDTEAELAALVPGASRAVTEENGVNKLSVTSLPSQQQKLCYKCEAYNNDVCKVVVTVAQTVTSTSTKSDAASVAAQAALGVLLAFAGLARTA